The genomic interval ACTGACCTTCCACTCCTCATTTCTCCCTCACCCCAGAGGCACGTGAATCCCATTAAGCCCGTTGGAAAGGATACATGGAATTGCTAAGATCTTCTAGCTGTcaacagagacaaaaagacattTATGTCAGGGGGGGACCTAGAACAACCTGAATGCTCTGGGGAAGTCCTACTAGTGGATCTTGGGGAGCTCATACTCTTGGGTTCATGTACCCCCAACTTTCCACTAGGAGACTTGGGAGCCTGTGCCCTCTCTGCCCTTGGCGTCCCCCGGGATCCACAAAAGCCAGTTCTATGACCCACATTGCTAAGCAGCTGGTCCAGGTTTCGGTCAGCCATTGTCTTCTTCTGCTCCTCAGGCAAGCCTTCTGTGaccccatcctcttcctcctcctcatcttcttcctccccacACACATCCAGGCTGAAGTGCAGTCTGGCCAACTTCTCCTGCATCTCCCGAACATGCTCCAACTGCTCGAAGGAACATTCCTTCCCTGGACAAGTTTAGGAGCAAGCCTGGGACCCTAAGCCCAGCCTACCCCCAAACCGAGACCCCCAGCAGCACCCACAGAACTACCCTGCTCCTGGACTTACCAAAGGCCTGCAGGCGGCCTGAATGAAAGTCATTGAGCAAGTTCAGTAGGCCCCCCTCCATCTCATAGACATCAGTCACCTCTGTCAGGAAAGAGTGTTGCAGGGGCgtgcctgctgagccacctccacctccacctccagccAGCACTGGTCGGCATTTCTCCTTACCTACTCTGGGTGAAGTAGACATGACCATGGTCATAGGTGTGGCATGTCTCTCTGCACTCTAGCATCTGCCCCACCCACTCACCAACACAAACTGATGTCTGTTCACAGGTCCTGTCCTGAGCAGCAGGATAGGTTAAGGGAAGGAGTGAATGAAGGGGCGAAAGGAAGGGGGCAGAAAGACATGCTTCCGCAGATGCTGTAGGCAGTCAGAGGCATACCTGCAAGGAGACTGACCGAGAGCCCATGAAGCCCCTATGAGTCTGGAGAGGTCACTCGGCCTTGGCCTTGAGGGTGTTTCTTCTTTTACTGCCAATAAAGCACCTCCCACCAGAAATCACCCTGCTCACATTCTGTTCCAGAAACCGTTCTGAATTTTCCATCTCCTTGAAGGCGTGGCTCTGGCTACAGCAGGGTGACACATTCTGTCTCTCCAGAGGAACTCTGAACACGCCAGTCAGTtgggccttccttcctctccGACTGCATTTCCTACTATTCTCAAACAGCCCTGAGCTCTGGATAAAACCTATTAGGGCCATGCCAGTACATGCTGGCCAGGCAGATGGCGTGGAGTCCCACAGAGGACACTGGTTTGATTTAGAACAATGGGGAATAGAACACATTGTATTTATGGCAACAAACCTAGACCTAGGGCAGGatccaaattattttttgttttgttattttgagacaaggtctaattATTCAGCCTtgactggcccagaactcactgtgtagtccaagctgtcctcagagagatacacctgcttctgccgcccaatgctaggattaaaggcatttggcaccacacctggccaccaaaattcttgttttcttttttgttttttttttttttttgaggcagggtctcttataACCCAGGTTAActtcaaactctctatgtagccagtgatctttgaactcctgatctagGGAGAATGCTCAGCGGGAGAGGACTTGCCCAGtatcttgagttcaatcccccagcatgaacaaaataaaatgaatttaaaaggaaggaaTCGTCCCAAGTATTTGTTCCCTACACTCCTGGAGCTTTTCCATCTTTGTTTTCATGGCATGTGAGCTTTTCGGTCTTGAATAACCTCCCTTCTTCGGTGTCCAGCAGCCTCTTCTCATGCTTACACTCACTTTCTCAGTCTGCGTGGTCCCAGAGAGTCCctggcttttctctctgtgtacttGAGGACACATTGGGTCTACATGACCAGTGAATGGGTAATGCATCAGGTGCTGCTTAGCAGCGATGATTGAAGGTCCTCCTTACACAGTGCTCAGCTCACACCTGGgagtctctattttttttttttgtttgtttgttttgttttgttttattttggagtttctctgtgtagcccaggctgtcctggaactcactcagtagaccaggctggccttgaactcagaaatctgcctgcctctgtctcccaagtgctcggatgaaaggtgtgtgccaccactgcctggtgagtcTCTATTCTTGCCAAGCACCCTTCCTTACTCACCTCTTGAACTTGGCTCGCTGCTTGGGTGATGGCAAATGAGGGAGTCCCAGAGCTAAGGAGCCACTGTGGCTGGTGGGCACAGGGACTCTGCGCAGTGTGCCTGGGGCCTGTGCTGGTTGGGTCAGGCAGGGCTTAGGGCTCcgtttcttctttttgtcttccaTTGGGTGTTGTTGGAACTCAGGTCTGGGAAGGAAGATAATGAGGAGGCAAAATCATCCCTTCACTCAACACCCTCTTTGATCTGAGAGGAAGGGCCTTCAAATCTGTCCTGGCTCAGCAGCCAGGAGCTCTGTCCTCGTCTATACAGTGGCAGATGCCAGCCTGCTGCTGGACTGTAGCTATGCATCTGAAGGACCTTCCAAAGCCAGCAAAGCCCCTTTCTTCCTGAAAGCCCCATTTGCCTGCCTGAGAAGGCTGGCCCAGACCAGGGTCATCTTGCTGTTTTCCTGTCACTACAGCCCAGAGCCTGGGACTGTAGAAGAAAAAGCTCAGGAGACAGGGTGGATGTGACTAGGGGAGCCAGCTGAGGATCAGGAGGATCTTCACTAGCCAATAGTCTGTATATGCTAGATACTGACCAACACTGCATGAGGTGCAACCAAGGTAAGGTAGGGATACCTGGAAATGCCCTCGTGTCAATCAGATCGACCAGGAATAGCCAGCTCATCACTTACGGACTTTCTTCCACTTCATTTCAACTACGCATGCCAGCGATGCCCAGAAGTTCCTGGGACACTTCTTTTTCCAGATAAAACTCTTTGGGGCTAAATCTCCAACAATGTCTGTAACTGTGACTAGATTAGCTTAGCCCGACTCCCATGCAGCCCCATCACCTACGTATCTGGTCTGCTGGGGTCCTCTCCAAAGGAGGTCTCAGCCCAG from Mastomys coucha isolate ucsf_1 unplaced genomic scaffold, UCSF_Mcou_1 pScaffold18, whole genome shotgun sequence carries:
- the Ccdc28b gene encoding coiled-coil domain-containing protein 28B isoform X1, which produces MEDKKKKRSPKPCLTQPAQAPGTLRRVPVPTSHSGSLALGLPHLPSPKQRAKFKRVGKEKCRPVLAGGGGGGGSAGTPLQHSFLTEVTDVYEMEGGLLNLLNDFHSGRLQAFGKECSFEQLEHVREMQEKLARLHFSLDVCGEEEDEEEEEDGVTEGLPEEQKKTMADRNLDQLLSNLEDLSNSIQKLHLAENAEPEEQPAA
- the Ccdc28b gene encoding coiled-coil domain-containing protein 28B isoform X2 encodes the protein MEDKKKKRSPKPCLTQPAQAPGTLRRVPVPTSHSGSLALGLPHLPSPKQRAKFKRVEVTDVYEMEGGLLNLLNDFHSGRLQAFGKECSFEQLEHVREMQEKLARLHFSLDVCGEEEDEEEEEDGVTEGLPEEQKKTMADRNLDQLLSNLEDLSNSIQKLHLAENAEPEEQPAA